The Stigmatella ashevillena genomic sequence CCCTTGTCATCCATGCGGAAGTCGATGCGCGCCACGTCCCGGCACCCAAGCGCCATGAACGAGCCGCGCGCCGCCGTGCGCAGGCGCTCCAGCAACGCGGGCTCCAGCTTGGCCGGCGCGTCGTAGCGGATGCGGTCGGTCCAATCGAGCTTGTGCTGGAAGCTGTAGACGGGGTTCTTCTCTTCCTTGTCCAGGAAGACGATCTCCATCGGGGGCAGCACGCGCGGTCGGCGCTCGCCCAGCAGCCCCACGGTGAACTCACGGCCGCCGATGTACTCCTCGACGAGGGCCGGCTGCTTGTACTTGCTGGCGATCTCCTTGACCACCTCGCGCAGCTCCGCCTCGCTGTGGCAGACGCTCTTGCTCACCACGCCCTTGGAAGAGCCCTCCGCCACCGGCTTCACCATCAGCGGGAAGGTGAAGTCCTTGTTGAGCCGCTCCTTGCCCGTGAGCATGAGCTGGAAGTTGGGGGTGTGGATGCCCGCCTGGCGGACGATCTTCTTCGCCAGCGCCTTGTCCAGCGCGAGGGAGAGCGTGGCCGGATCGCTTCCCGTGTAGGGAATGTCCAGGAGCTCCAGCATGGCCGGCACCTGGCTCTCGCGGTTGCGGCCCTTGAACCCCTCGGCGATGTTGAACACCACGTCCAGGGGCGTGCTGGCCAGCACGCTGGGCAGCTCCTGGTTGGCCTCGAGATCCACCACCTCGTGGCCCCAGGAGGCGATGGCCTCGCGGATGGCCTGGAGCGTGGCCGGCGAGTCGTACTCGGCCTCGCTGTCCTCCGAGGCATCCACCGTGGGCTTCACACGCTTGACGTTGTAGGTGAACCCCACGCGCAGGGGGCCCGTCTTGCGCGCGGGCTTGCCCTGGCGCCGGGCCGAGTCCTTGATCTTGTAGCGCTTCGCGGCGCTCTGGATGATGGAGTTGATGACCCCATCCAGGTGCAACCCCTCGAGCTCGGCGGCGGCGTAGATGCCCGCGCCCGGCTCCAGGCTGGGCAGCGCGTTGATCTCCAGGAAGTACGGCACGCCCGCGTCGCTGAGCCGGAAGTCGATGCGGCCCAGATCCCGGCAGTCCAGCACCTGGAAGATCGTCTGCGCCATCTTGCGCATGTCCTCCGCCGTCTTCGCGGAGACGTTCGCGGGGGCGCGCACGCGCACGGCGCTGGGGTGCTTCGTCTTCAGATCGTAGTCGTAGATCGGGTACTTGCGGCCCTCGGTGGCAACCGGGTCGATCACGTACTCCACCGGCGAGAGGACCCCGTCGTAGTCGTTGTCCACCGCGGCCAGGAAGGGCACCGTGAGATCCCTCCCGCCGATGTACTCCTCGACCAACACGCCGGCCGGATACTTGGCGAGCGCCTGGGTCACCTTGGCGCGCACTTCATCCAGCGTCTCCGCGATGGAGTCCTGGGTGATGCCCTTGGAGGAGCCCTCGAAGTTGGGCTTGACGATGACGGGAAAGCGCAGGTTCTCCGCCGTCAGCTCGCTGAGCTTCTCCACGTACTGCCAGCCCGGCGTCCGGATGCCGTGCTTGGCGAGGATGAGCTTGGTGAGCTGCTTGTCCAGGGTGACCGCCAGCGCGTACGCATCGCTGCCGGTGTACGGGAAGCCCAGCTCGTCGAAGAGGGCCGGATAGAAGGCCTCGCGGAAGCGGCCCCGGCGTCCCTCGGCGGTATTGAAGATGATATCCGGGCTGTAGGCCTCCAACCGGGCCACGGTGCGCGAGGCGGGCCCGCTCACCTCGAAGCGCTCCAGCCGGTGGCCGAGCCGCTCGATGGCACCCGCCAGGGCGTTGACCGTCTCCTGCGTGTCGAACTCCGCCTCTTCTTCCAGATCGGACAGCCTGAGATTGTGCGTCAACGCGATGCGCACGGCTTTCCCTTTCTCACTTTTTTGAGGGCACGGCCGCGGCGCACCTTGGCCGCGGACAGCAATCGTCCCGGAGCGCGCTCATGCGCCACCGGTGTGCGGGGAGCAACAGTCGCCCCCGCCACAACTTTCCCGTCCACCACCTGCGTCTGAGCCCACATGTCGCCCAGCCTCCAACCGAGCGGATCTCTCAGGACCCGCCAGGCCTCCAACCCTCCGATGGCCACCAGTCCCGCGACCGCCGCCACCTGGCCCAGGGGCTGGGGCATCATTCCCAGCAGCACGATGAGCGCCAGCGGGGCGTTGCGCAGGGTGCTGTCCCGGTGACGGGCCGCCGAGCGGGTGGGCAGGTGCATCACCTTCACCCCGAAGATGCGCTTGCCCACGCTCTGGCCCTGGATCATCCCATCCGCCAGCAGCAGGAAGAGCAGCGCGACGACGGAGCCCGCGGCGCCGCACACGGCCGCCAGCCCCCAAGCCACGGCCACGTCCACCAGCCGAGCGCCCACGCGCAGCCAGAGCGACGCCTTGGGATAGGGCGAGCCCGTGGGGGTTTCATCCTCGTGCACCAGGCGCAGCGAGCGAGTCCCCCGCTGTGCCGCCATGCACACACGCTGAGGGGCGGGGCTCACTCCTCGGGCTCCAGGATGAGACCCCGTTCGGGAGGCTCCGCCTCGTCCAGCCCCGCGAGCTGCGCCAGCCGATCATGGGCACTGATGGGCAGGACCCGGCCCCGCGCGCGCTTCGCATGGACGCGGGCGTGGTCCGCGGCCAACTCCGCCGTGAGCGAGCCCGCCTCGGACAGCCGCATCAGCCGTTCCCGGGCTTCTTCCTCGTCATGCGTGGCCGCGGCCCCTTCCCGGGTGAAGAAGATGAAGGCCATGGCCGGCCGCTTGGAGGACTCGCGCATGGCGAACTGCACGCCATCGAGGTTCCAGCCCTGACCGACCCACTGGTTGACGGTGCGCTCCAGGGCGCCCTCATCGACCGTGGACAGCTCGACCACCTTGTATTGGAGGGGACCCGGGGTACGAACCGCGGGCGCCGGATCGGCCTTGGACGAAGGCCGGGCCCGGCGGGGGCGTTCAGGCGGAGGTTTTGCCTGCTTGCGTTTCGGCCGCTTCTTCTGGGTGGGCATCGATTATCCGCCAATCACTTTGCGCGCAGTCCGGGGCGCGATCAAGCGGATGAACGCGCCTGAGGCCCCGGGGTGTTTCCTACAAGAGCTTGGCGGCCTCCAGGGCATGGTAGGTAACGATGAGGTCCGCCCCAGCGCGCTTGATGGACGTGAGCACCTCCATCATGACCCGCTCGCCATCCACCCACCCGTTCTGGGCGGCGGCCTTGAGCATCGCGTACTCGCCGGACACGTTGTAGGCGGCCACGGGCACGTCGCAGCGCTCCTTCACCCGGTGGATGATGTCCAGGTAGGACAGCGCGGGCTTGACCATGACCATGTCGGCGCCCTCGGCGAGATCCTGCGCCAGTTCGTGCAGGGCCTCGCGCGCATTGCCCGGGTCCATCTGGTAGCCCCGGCGATCCCCGAATTGGGGGGTGCTCTGGGCTGCCTCCCGGAAGGGGCCGTAGAAGCCAGAGGCGTATTTGACCGCATAGGAGAGGATGGGGACCTCCGCCTGCCCACCCTCGTCCAGCGCTTTGCGCAAGGCCAGCACGCGCCCATCCATCATGTCCGAGGGGGCGATGATGTCCGCTCCCGCCTGGGCACAGGTGACGGCCATCTGCGCCAGCAGCGGGAGCGTGGCGTCATTGGCCACGTGGCCCCCTTCGATCACGCCGCAGTGGCCGTGGTCCGTGTACTCGCAGAGGCACACGTCCGCGATGACCTGCATGTCGGGGACAGCCTCCTTCACGGCGCGGATGGCGCGCTGGACGATGCCATCCCGGGCATAGCCCTGCGTGCCGCGGGCATCCTTGTGGTCTGGGATGCCAAAGAGAATCACGGAGGGAACCCCCAGGGCCTTGGCCTGCTTGGCCTCCGCGACGGCGTGCTCCAACGAGAGGTTGAAGATGCCGGGCATGGAGGTGATGGGGCGCCGCACGTCCCGGCCCTCCACGACGAACAGCGGGTAGATGAAATCAGAGGGGGCGAGCGCCGTCTCACGCACCATGTCCCGGAGGACAGCGGAGCGGCGCAGGCGGCGGGGGCGGTGGATGGGAAAAGCCATGGAGTGCACGGTATAAACCGAGACGGGGTGCCCGCCACGTCTTCGGAGCCTGCGGCGGCCCCCCCGGCAGGCAGTGAGCCAACCGGTGTCATGGCGCCCAGACCTCCCCTGAGCCCTAGGCCGCCCGATTCACCTTGAGGCAGTGCTTCTCGACTACCTTGACGAGCTGGGAAACCCCGAAAGGCTTGCGCAGGCAGGCGGCGATCCCTGGAGGCGGCGCACTGTCGCTGGCCGTCATCAGAACAACGGGCAGCGAGGACTTCTGGGGCTCCTGTCGGAGCTGCGCGAGAAACTCACGTCCGGACAGGATGGGCATCCACAGGTCCAGGACGATGACGCAGGGCGAAGTGTTTTGAGCGAGGACCTCGAGGCCCTCTTGTCCATTGGCGGCCGTGGCCACGTGGAACCCCGCATCTTCGAGAACTCCCGCCACCGCTTCCCGGACGTCCGCATCATCTTCCAACAGCAACACTGTTCCGCGCATGGGTTCCTCTCCCGGTCAACCCTTTCAAGCGCGGCCTCTCCCCCCCTTTATCCAGAGTGCGCCGGGTTCGGCGATTTCGACCTGTTCAGAGCATGCCAGAGCCATTGCCCGGGGGCACTTGCCGGCTGCTCGCACGATGTCGACCCTGGCCTCCCAACGAGAGGAACTCAACAATGAGCACTCCGGGCGCATCCACCGAAGCCGAATCGTTGAGCGTGAAGGCCCTGTCGCGGCGAGGACCCCTGCTGGTCGTCGAAGATGATCCCGGCATCCGGGAGGCCCTCACCGGACTGCTGGAGGAAGCGGGGTTCCATGTCGCGGCGGTCGCCAACGGAAGGGAAGGCCTTCAGGTCATGGCCCGCCTGGGACTGCCCTGCCTCGTCCTGGTGGATCTGTGGATGCCGCTGATGTCAGGCGGTGAGTTCATCTCCCATTTGAGGGAGCACCCCAGCCGACGCAATCTGCCGGTGGTGGCCATGACGGCCAGCGAGAGCCCGGCGCCCTCGGACGTGGAGGCCTGCTTGCGCAAACCCTTCGCGTCTTCAGCCCTGCTCGATCTCGTGAAAGTGCACTGTACGCGCCAATAGCGCGCAGACGCCGAACCTCAGAGCGTCTGACCCCAGTGGGGATCTCGGCCCGCCAGCGAAGCCCGGCCCACGGCCCGCTCCGCCTCGTGAAGCGCCCGGGCATAGCGGGTGCGCGCCGCCTCCGTGCCAGCCCGAAGCCCCTCTTCGGCTGCCTTCAGTTCGCGCTGCGCCTGTGCCAGCTCCTGCTTCACCGCCTCAACCCATCTCATTCGTGTTTCTCCGGTGTTCCGGCTTTTCATGCACGGAGCGGACCAGGAGGGCCCTTCGCGGAAAGGCGCGAAAACTGGACACGTGTTGAGTCGCCGGAGCAGTCCCCGCGTACTTTTCTTTCCAGGGCTGCGTAGAGGCTGACGCGGTTGCCCCGGGGAAGGGGCGGGGCAATCGGCCACGGACGTCGTCGTCTACAGTGGGTGTCCGTGCCAGCCATCGAAGTCATCGGTCTTCAAAAGATCTACCGGCGTGCCTTCGGGCGCCGCGGCCAAGAAGCCCTCCGGGGGGTGGATCTCACGGTACCCGAGGGGTGTGCCTTCGGGCTGATCGGCCCCAACGGCGCGGGAAAGACGACGTTCATCAAATCCATCCTCGGCATCGTCCAGCCCACGGCGGGCACGGTGCGGGTGCTGGGAGGCTCGCCCGAGGACCCGCGCATCCGCGCGCGAATCGGCTACCTGCCCGAGCGCCTGCACCTGCCGGGGGCGTGGACCGCGCTCGCGTTTCTCCGCACGGTGGCGCAACTCAAAGGCCTCCCGCCCGACCCGGCCCAGAACAAACGGTTGCTCGAACGCGTGGGGTTGGCGGAGGCAGAGGGGCGGCGCATCGGAGGTTATTCCAAGGGCATGCGGCAGCGGCTTGGGCTGGCGGCGGCGCTGCTGGGCGCCCCTTCCTTGCTGGTGCTGGACGAGCCCACGGATGGGATTGATCCCCTGGGCCGGGTCGAGGTGCGCGGGATTCTTCAGGAGGAGGTGCGGCGGGGCACCACGCTGTTCCTCAACTCGCACCTGCTGGCGGAGACGGAGCGGGTCTGTGCTCGGGTGGCCATCCTCGCCCAGGGACGCGTGCTGCGCGAAGGACGGCTCGAGGAGCTGACGCGGCACCGGCCCCAGTGGATCGCGCGTTTCTCTCCAGGCCACGACGAGGCCGCCTTGGAGGCCGCGGGATTCCGCCGCGGCGGCACGGCGGGGCTCTACCACCTGGAAGCGGAGGATCCGGCGGTGCTGAACGCGGCGTTGGACAAGGCCCGAGGCGCAGGCGCGCTGCTGGTGGAGCTCAAGCGCGACGGACAGGATCTGGAGTCCGTGCTGGCCTCCACCCTGGGGGAGGCCGCGTGAGGCCCGTGTTCGGAATCGCCGGGTACGTGCTGCGGGAAGCCGCCTCGCGCAAGTTCATCCTGGCCTTCGTCATCGGCATCACCCTGATGCTGCTCGTCCTGTCCCTGAGCCTGAGGCTGGAGGTGCTGGACGGGGCACTGGCCGCGACACGCCTCTTCGGCCAGGACGTGAACACGCGCATTCGCGCGGTGGATGTGGCGCTCCGGCCCCTGTTCCAGGCCTCCGCCTATGCCGTGTTCTACGGAGGGACCCTCTTCGGCATCGTCGCTTGCTCGGACTTCGCGCCCAGCCTGATGTCGCCCGGCCGCATCGAGCACCTGCTCGCCCTGCCCCTCCAGCGCTGGCACATCCTGGCGGGCACCTTCCTCGGGGTGCTGACGATGGCGCTGTGTGGAGCGCTCTACGGCTCGGGTGGGCTCCTGCTCATCCTCGGGGTGAAGACAGGCTACTGGACGGCCGGCCCATTGATCGCCGCGCTGCTGGCCTGTGTGAGCTTCGCGGCGGTGTACGCGGTGATGTTGACCACGGCCACGGTGGTGCGCAGCGCGGCCCTGTGCGCGGCCACGGGCGCCTTGGCCCTGGTGGGAGGAATCATCGCGGGGTACCGCACCTCCATCGCCCGGGTCTTCGAGGAAGGGCTGAGCCGGGAAGTCTTCCGGGCGGTGACGCTGGTGCTGCCCCGGCTGTCATCGTTGGCGGATGCCGCCGCCGACCTGGCAGCCTCACAGCCCCTGGAGGTGCAATCCTTGGGAACACTGCTCGTGGGAGTATTCGTGTTCGGGCTGGGCGTCTTGGCCGTGGGATTCTGGCACTTTGAAGGAAAGGACTACTGATGAACCGGCGGCGTGGCGGATGGCTGGCCCTGGCCTTGGTGCTGTTGGCGCTCGGAGCGGTGCTGATGTTCACCGGCTCCGCGGAGGAGCCCGTCGCCGAAGCGCCCCGCGTGGAGTTTCCGCGCCGCATGCGGCACGAGGAGTGGCAGCGCGCCGAGAAGCGCCGGACGCAGGCCGTCGCGGTGGTGGACGCGGGTGTGCAGACGGCCCCGCCGCTGCGCCCCAGGGATCCGTTGCTCGCCGCCCTGCCCCGGGGCAAGGGCCGCTCCGCGGTGGTCATCGAGACCAACGCCCTCCGGCACTCCCCCATTGGGGAGCTGCTCCTGGACTGCCTGATGCGCGACGGCGGAAAGGACCTGGAGAAGTTCAAGCAGTTCAGCGGCATCGATCCCCTGCAAGACCTGGATCGAATGGTCATCACGGATGACGGCTTCATGCTCTCGGGGGATTTATCGAAGGCGCGTTTCAAGGACATCCTCCAGGAGAGCGTCTCCATGGACTACGGCTCCGATGCCCGGGTCTACGAGCCGGGTCCCTGGGCCCTCCCTCAACCGGATGGAGGCGTCACCCGGGGGCGGCTCTCCAAGTCCCTGGGCCTCTGGAACAACCAGCTCTTGGTGGTCGGTAACTCGCCGGACTCGGTGAAAGGCGTCATCGATCAGATCGAGGGCCGTGGCTCGGACGAGCCGTCCATCATCTCCGAGGAGAACACGTACGGCGAGATGTACGGGGCGCTGTCGGTGGAACAGCTCGCACGGTTGCTGCCTCCCGAGCACCTGGAGTTGGCCCAGCGGCTGAAGGACGTGGCCGACACGGTGGAACTTCACCTGGATGCACGCTCGGACGTGGCGATGGTGGCGCAGGTTCGCGGTGGGGATGAGGAGAAAGTGCGCGACCTGGGCAAGTCGCTGGGAGGCGTGTTGTCGATGGCACGGCTCAAGGCACAGGCCGAGGGAGAGGAAGACCTGGCACGGCTGCTGGATTTCGCGAACGTGAAGCCAGAGGGCTCCGAGTTCAAAATGGAGATCGCGGTCCCGTTCCCGCTCCTTCAGGAGCGACTCGCGGCGTGCCGGGAGGGAAAGCCCGTGGAGGAGAACGTGGGGACTCGGCCGTGAGTCCGCCGGGCGAGGGCTCGGCCGCGGTGTCCACCCTCTGCCAGCACTGTGGGCTGTGTTGCGACGGGAACCTCTTCGATCACGTCCCGCTGCGGGATGCGGAAGTGGACACGATGCGCCGGCTGTCGCTGACCGTGGTGACGCGCAAGGATGGCTCTGCTGCGCTGGCCCAGCACTGTGATGCACTGAAGGGGCGCGTCTGCACGGCCTATGCGGAACGTCCCGAGGGCTGCCGCCGCTACCACTGCGCCCTGTTCAGCGCCCTCGCCGAGGGAGAGGTGTCCCTGAACGAAGCCCTCTCGGTGGTGGGCGAGGCGCACGCGCGCATCCAGGCAGTGGAGGCGGTGCTCCCCACGCCGCGAGCGGATGCGCCCCGGGCCGTGCTGCAACGGGCGCGGCAAGAAGACCTTCCCACTCAGGCCCGTGACACCTGGACGCGGGCCGAGGACTGGCTCGACCGGCACTTCCGGGGAAGACAGCGGCACCGCTGACGGTGGAGCGAGCCATCCAAAAAACGGATGGCTCATCCTTTCTTCCGTGTGGTGCGCGGATAGCTCCCGGCGCACCTTGCGCATGTGAATCCTCCTTCCCCACTCCCTGCCACACCCATGGCGCCCAAGAGGGGTTGGGGTGCAGGCCACCTGCTGATGCCCCTCGGAGCGGCGCTCAGCCTCCTGCCCTTCATGTCCACGGGCATCGCCCTGGTGGCGGGAGCAGGCGTGGCCCTCACCGTGGGCAACCCCTCTCGGGAGCACACCCAACGCGCCGTGCCCCTGCTGCTGTCACTCGCGGTGGTGGGATTGGGGGCCGGGATGGACTTGCGCGGGGTGGCCCGCGTGGGAGCCCAGGGCATCCTCATCACCCTGGTGAGCATCTCCGCATGCCTGCTGCTGGGAACGCTGTTCGCGTGGGCACTCGGGGTGCCCCGGAGCGTGGGCCTGCTCATCAGCATCGGCACGGCCATCTGCGGGGGCAGCGCGATTGCCGCCGTCGTCCCGGTGCTTCGCCCGAAGGATCAGGAAGTCTCCGTCGCCCTGGGAACGGTGTTCCTGCTCAACGCGGTGGCGCTCTTCGTCTTTCCCGCCATGGGGCACTCGCTGGGGCTGAACGCGGGCCAGTTCGGACGCTGGTGCGCCCTGGCCATCCATGACACCAGCTCCGTGGTGGGCGCGGCCCTGCAATACGGCCCCGAGGCGATGGAGGTGGCCACGACGGTGAAACTGGCACGTGCCTTGTGGATCGCTCCCCTGGCGCTGGCACTCGAAGCCTGGCAGCGCAGGACCCGGGGAGCCGAGACTCCAGGCACGGCGCGCAAGCCCTGGTTCATTCTTGGCTTTGTCCTGGCGTCGGCCCTCGTGACCTGGGTTCCCACACTCCAGCCTGCGGGCCACACGGTGGCCGCCGTCTCCAAGCAATTGCTGGTCCTGACGCTGTTTCTCCTGGGGGCCAATCTCTCCAGGAGCACACTGAAATCCGTGGGCATGCGTCCCCTGGCCATGGGCGTGATTCTCTGGGGGTGCATGGCCGGACTGAGCCTGGGAGCCCTCCCAGAGTAGGCAACGCCTCCCACGGGATGGCTAACGCCGAGGGGGCACGGCGCGGGCATGCCGCAGGAAATGGCCTGCCAGCCCCGAGGGGGCATCCACCGGCAACACCCACGAGAATGCACGCTCCACCCGCAGGCCCGAGACGGCCAGGCGTTGGAGCCGTCCCGACGCCAGCTCCTCCTGAATGCTCCACCGCGACAGGAACCCCACCCCGAGGCCCAACGCCACTGCGCCTTTGATGGCCTCGGTGCTCCCCAGTTGGAGGTCTCCGGACTGAAGCCCACGGCGGACCCCCGCCTTCCGCAGGGCACGCTCCAGCACGGCGCGGGTGCCCGAGCCAGGCTCTCGCCAGATCAGGGGAGCCCCTTGGAGCGCCTCCACGGTCCGTATCCGGAGCAGGTCTCCAGGAGCGCGCGAGGACACCACGGGCACGAGCTCATCCTCCAAGTAGCGCTCGAGCCGGATACGGGCTGCACGGGCGTGCCCTTCGACCAGCCCCAGCGGCACGTTTCCTTCCGCCACCCAGCCAAGCACCTGAGCGGTGTTGCCGACCTCCAACCTCACCTGGAGGCCCCGGTGGCTCTGGAGAAAGGACGCCAGAAGCTCGGGCACGACATAGCTGGCGACGGTGGTACTCGCCGCCAGCACCAGTTCCCCTTCCAGCGCCTCTTCCCCCGCGACCGCCTGCGCCGCCTGCTCCAGGAGTTGGTGGAGGCGCTGCGCGTACTCGAGCAGGGCCCGGCCTGCTTCGTTGACCTGAACGCCTCGGGCGGTGCGGACCAACAAGGGCCGCCCACAATCCCGCTCGAGCTGGCGCACCTGAGCGGTGACGGCGGGCTGGGACAGATGCAGCAGCCGCGAGGCCGCGGAGATCTGCCCCGTGAGGGCCACCACCCGAAAGGTTTCGAGACGGCGTGGATCGAGACGGGGAGACAAGACGATGCCTACTTCCTACAGGCCGCAACTCAGACTGGTGCGTTGACAAGCCATGAGACAGCCTCCTACGGTGACAGGCAAAGTCTTATCTGGGCGACACGAAGCGGCGCCGGCGCTTTCATTTCCAGGTGAATTGGGAGTTGATGGTGAGAGACCCGCTTGAAGTCCGCGTGATGTCGGCCCCCGTTGGCCCGTGGGCCCCGGCACTTTCAGGGCTCCTCTTCGCATGCACCCTGCTCTTCACCAGCGCGGCAAGCGCGCAGTCGTCGGAGGACCGGGCTTTCGTCGGCATCACTTTAGGGGGTGGGACGAAGCTGGAGTCGCAAGGTGGAAGGATAGACGATCGGCAGCAACTCAAGTTGCGCCTGCCGTTGACGGCCTTCTTCCTGGGGAAGACCGTGCTCGTCCCCTCCTTTGGCTACGAGGGCTGGTTTGGAGGAATGGAGCAGCAAGGCCCCTTGGCCGATGTGTCGAAGGACGAGTTGAACCGGAACTTTCATAGCTTCCAACTGGGGCTCACGCTGATCCGTCCGCTGACGCCCCGATGGATGCTGGCAATGGGGGCCATCGCCAACCCTCGCACCGACTTCGAGAGTCCATTCGACTTCGGTCTGGACACCGCATGGACGGGCTTCGCCACAGCGACCTATATGATTGGAGACGGGCCCGGGGTGCGCCTGACCTTCGGCGTGGCTGCCCTGTATCCCTACGATGCCACCCCCGTGGCCCCCATCGTGGCCTTCGTCTACCGCAGGGACGCTTACATCCTTGAGTTGGGCATCCCCCGGGTCGCCATGCTCCTGAAGGTGCGCGAGGGGATTGAGCTGGGCTTGACCGGCGAGTTCGGCCAGCAGGTATTTCGCACCCGGGTCGGGTCCCACGGACAGATGGGCCCCACGAGCTACTATGCGCGGCAGACGATGCTTCGCGTGGGCCCCACCGTGAATACACGCCTGAGCAACAGCCTCTGGATGAGCACCTCGCTCGGCTTGGACCTGATGAACGACTACGCGCTGCTCGACATGGACCGGAACAAGGTGGAGGTGGGGATGTTCAACTCGACGAAGCCCGCTCCCTACCTGAGCGTGTCGCTGGGCTGGCGTCCCCCGCGCCGATGATCTCCCAGAACGCGCCGTGCCCCTCATGACAGGGCACGGCGCCCGGGGGCTTAGCGGACCTGAATCGCGTCAGCGACCACCTGATAGCCCGTCCCCGTCCAGCGGCTGACCTGCACCTTGTTCCACCCGGCCGAGAAGCTCCAGGAGCCCAGGGTGTTCCACTTGCCGCCGTTCGCCTGCTGGTTCACCTTCACCGTGGCCAGCTGGGTACCCGCCGCATTCGAGACGATGAACGGCGCGGACGTGGAGCGATCCGTGGCAGATGTCCACCATGCGTCGATCGTCTTCGTCGCCGCCGCGGGCAGGTAGAACCAGAAGGTCGCCGGGTCCGAAATGGCCTCCGTGGGCGCCACGAAGTAGCCCGTGCCGTAGTAGCCCCCCACGTTCGTGGAGGAGACCCAGTTCGCGGAGACCTCGATGTAGCCCTTCGCGCTGTCGTTGTTCGAGTTGTTGCTGTCGATGATCAGGCCACTGGGACTGGGGGTGGTGCCACCACAATAGGAATTGACCTTGCTGAGGTAGCTCGACCACGGCCAGTTGGGACCCGGGTCCGTGCGGTTGTACGGCTGGAGTCGGCCGTGCGCCACGATGTGGTAGCTGTCACGCGTAATCCCCTGCCCCTTCGAGATGTCGCACGAGAGCTTCGCCGAGGCCTCGATCTGCCCCGCGGGGAAGCTCGACTGGCTGGCGAAGCCGCCGTGCTCGATGCCCACCGTGAAGTTGTTCGAGGACGTGCCGCTGACCCCACACTCCACGCCTCCGTTGAGGGAGCAGTCATAGGTGGCTCCCACGTGCCAGCCGCGATCCGACTCGCGGACCAACTGGGACACCTCGCTGCCGCTCTCGTTCACCACGTAGTGGGCCGAGACGCCCGACGCCGAGTTCACCAACCAGCCCCAGCACCCCGAGTAGGCGCCCTCGCAGGTGTGGATGACGATCATCGAGACTTTCGTGCCCGCGGGCCGCGCGTTGTAGTTGGGCGAGGGACGCCAGATGGCCGCTGCGTAGTCCGGACCAGCCGCCAGCGCACGGGCCATGGGCAGCGCGAACTTCACCTCCACCGGAGACGGCATGATGGACGCGGTCACCTGCCCATCGGCGCTCTCGGCGAACACGCCGTTGCGCAGCGTGGAGTAGACCTCCTGGTGAATGTACTCGGCCTGTGCACCGGTGTCGGTGATGCCACTGAGGCGCGCCACCGCAGGGGCCCAGGCGCCCACGTCCGCGCGCTCCACCTTCAGCTCGTCCGCATGCGCCGACAGCAGCGCCGCGCCCGCGCGGATGTTGGCCAGCGCATCGTCCCGGACCGCCTCGGCGGAGACGCCCGCCAGGGCCGCACCGCGCTCCAGCGCCGCTCCCCGCAGCGCCATCACTCCGTGGGCGGCGGGCATGCCGTCGAACTCCTGCTCACCGCGCACCATCTGCCAGCGCGTCTCGGTGTAGGAGATGGCCTTGAGCAGATCCGCCGGGACGTTGAACTCGCGGGCGGCCTGCTCGAAGAGTGGATCCAAAGCGCCCACCGCACCTC encodes the following:
- a CDS encoding D-alanine--D-alanine ligase family protein translates to MRIALTHNLRLSDLEEEAEFDTQETVNALAGAIERLGHRLERFEVSGPASRTVARLEAYSPDIIFNTAEGRRGRFREAFYPALFDELGFPYTGSDAYALAVTLDKQLTKLILAKHGIRTPGWQYVEKLSELTAENLRFPVIVKPNFEGSSKGITQDSIAETLDEVRAKVTQALAKYPAGVLVEEYIGGRDLTVPFLAAVDNDYDGVLSPVEYVIDPVATEGRKYPIYDYDLKTKHPSAVRVRAPANVSAKTAEDMRKMAQTIFQVLDCRDLGRIDFRLSDAGVPYFLEINALPSLEPGAGIYAAAELEGLHLDGVINSIIQSAAKRYKIKDSARRQGKPARKTGPLRVGFTYNVKRVKPTVDASEDSEAEYDSPATLQAIREAIASWGHEVVDLEANQELPSVLASTPLDVVFNIAEGFKGRNRESQVPAMLELLDIPYTGSDPATLSLALDKALAKKIVRQAGIHTPNFQLMLTGKERLNKDFTFPLMVKPVAEGSSKGVVSKSVCHSEAELREVVKEIASKYKQPALVEEYIGGREFTVGLLGERRPRVLPPMEIVFLDKEEKNPVYSFQHKLDWTDRIRYDAPAKLEPALLERLRTAARGSFMALGCRDVARIDFRMDDKGRLYFIECNPLPGLTPGWSDLVLIAQGAGMDYRTLIGEIMAPAIRRYKEREARRAADEQPPAKVLLEKNAQDKGALEDKPANGHHGVPSAMGGDPRTDPKIS
- a CDS encoding RDD family protein — encoded protein: MAAQRGTRSLRLVHEDETPTGSPYPKASLWLRVGARLVDVAVAWGLAAVCGAAGSVVALLFLLLADGMIQGQSVGKRIFGVKVMHLPTRSAARHRDSTLRNAPLALIVLLGMMPQPLGQVAAVAGLVAIGGLEAWRVLRDPLGWRLGDMWAQTQVVDGKVVAGATVAPRTPVAHERAPGRLLSAAKVRRGRALKKVRKGKPCASR
- the hemB gene encoding porphobilinogen synthase — its product is MAFPIHRPRRLRRSAVLRDMVRETALAPSDFIYPLFVVEGRDVRRPITSMPGIFNLSLEHAVAEAKQAKALGVPSVILFGIPDHKDARGTQGYARDGIVQRAIRAVKEAVPDMQVIADVCLCEYTDHGHCGVIEGGHVANDATLPLLAQMAVTCAQAGADIIAPSDMMDGRVLALRKALDEGGQAEVPILSYAVKYASGFYGPFREAAQSTPQFGDRRGYQMDPGNAREALHELAQDLAEGADMVMVKPALSYLDIIHRVKERCDVPVAAYNVSGEYAMLKAAAQNGWVDGERVMMEVLTSIKRAGADLIVTYHALEAAKLL
- a CDS encoding response regulator, which encodes MRGTVLLLEDDADVREAVAGVLEDAGFHVATAANGQEGLEVLAQNTSPCVIVLDLWMPILSGREFLAQLRQEPQKSSLPVVLMTASDSAPPPGIAACLRKPFGVSQLVKVVEKHCLKVNRAA
- a CDS encoding response regulator, whose amino-acid sequence is MSTPGASTEAESLSVKALSRRGPLLVVEDDPGIREALTGLLEEAGFHVAAVANGREGLQVMARLGLPCLVLVDLWMPLMSGGEFISHLREHPSRRNLPVVAMTASESPAPSDVEACLRKPFASSALLDLVKVHCTRQ
- a CDS encoding ABC transporter ATP-binding protein, whose protein sequence is MPAIEVIGLQKIYRRAFGRRGQEALRGVDLTVPEGCAFGLIGPNGAGKTTFIKSILGIVQPTAGTVRVLGGSPEDPRIRARIGYLPERLHLPGAWTALAFLRTVAQLKGLPPDPAQNKRLLERVGLAEAEGRRIGGYSKGMRQRLGLAAALLGAPSLLVLDEPTDGIDPLGRVEVRGILQEEVRRGTTLFLNSHLLAETERVCARVAILAQGRVLREGRLEELTRHRPQWIARFSPGHDEAALEAAGFRRGGTAGLYHLEAEDPAVLNAALDKARGAGALLVELKRDGQDLESVLASTLGEAA
- a CDS encoding YkgJ family cysteine cluster protein, translated to MSPPGEGSAAVSTLCQHCGLCCDGNLFDHVPLRDAEVDTMRRLSLTVVTRKDGSAALAQHCDALKGRVCTAYAERPEGCRRYHCALFSALAEGEVSLNEALSVVGEAHARIQAVEAVLPTPRADAPRAVLQRARQEDLPTQARDTWTRAEDWLDRHFRGRQRHR